A stretch of the Phyllopteryx taeniolatus isolate TA_2022b chromosome 5, UOR_Ptae_1.2, whole genome shotgun sequence genome encodes the following:
- the tph2 gene encoding tryptophan 5-hydroxylase 2 isoform X1, giving the protein MASSHVMDNQQEVPPPPAMQPAMMMFSSKYWSRRGLSFDSAMLDRRPPLRHTGGQMSRRPSFSPISETAGGLSQAVVFSLKNEVGCLVRALRLFQEKRVNLNHIESRASKRVANEVEIFADCSCCKKDFNELLEVLKDHVNILSFNTPAHVWATQADEEEVPWFPLKISELDQCSHRVLMYGTELDADHPGFKDELYRQRRKYFVEVAMKYKFGQPIPRIEYTQEEVRTWGVVFRELNKLYPTHACREYLKNLPLLSQHCGYRHDNIPQLEDVSHFLRERSGFTVRPVAGYLSPRDFLAGLAYRVFNCTQYIRHSTDPLYTPEPDTCHELLGHVPLLADPKFAQFSQEIGLASLGASDDDVQKLATCYFFTVEFGLCKQEGQLRAYGAGLLSSIGELRHALSEQACVRPFDPKTTCKQECLITTFQEVYFVSDSFDEAKQKMREFAKTIKRPFSVYYNPYTQSVDLLKDTRSIEDVVQDLRSDLTTVCDALGKMNTYMGI; this is encoded by the exons ATGGCGTCCTCTCACGTGATGGACAACCAGCAGGAGGTGCCGCCCCCGCCCGCCATGCAGCCCGCCATGATGATGTTCTCCAGCAAGTACTGGAGCCGTCGTGGACTCTCCTTCGACTCTGCCATGTTGGACCGGCGCCCGCCGCTACGCCACACCGGTGGACAGATG tCACGTCGCCCGTCCTTCAGTCCCATCAGCGAGACTGCCGGCGGGCTAAGTCAGGCGGTGGTGTTTTCACTGAAGAACGAGGTGGGCTGTCTCGTCCGAGCGCTACGACTGTTCCAG GAGAAGCGTGTCAACCTAAACCACATCGAGTCGCGCGCGTCCAAGCGCGTGGCCAACGAGGTAGAGATCTTTGCCGACTGCAGCTGCTGCAAGAAGGACTTCAACGAGCTTCTGGAGGTCCTGAAAGATCACGTCAACATCCTGTCCTTCAACACGCCCGCCCACGTCTGGGCCACGCAGGCCG ATGAGGAAGAAGTTCCGTGGTTTCCCCTGAAGATCTCCGAACTGGATCAGTGTTCTCACAGAGTGTTGATGTATGGAACCGAGTTGGATGCTGACCACCCg GGCTTCAAAGACGAACTTTACCGCCAGCGCCGCAAGTACTTTGTGGAGGTGGCCATGAAGTACAAGTT CGGTCAGCCCATCCCGCGCATAGAGTACACACAGGAGGAGGTCCGCACGTGGGGCGTGGTCTTCAGGGAGCTCAACAAGCTGTACCCCACTCACGCCTGCAGAGAGTACCTGAAGAACCTGCCCCTGCTCAGCCAGCACTGCGGTTATCGACACGACAACATTCCTCAGCTCGAGGACGTCTCGCACTtcctcagag AGAGGTCGGGTTTCACCGTGCGACCGGTCGCAGGTTACTTGTCACCCCGTGACTTCCTGGCCGGCTTGGCCTACCGAGTCTTCAACTGTACACAATATATCCGCCACAGCACCGACCCGCTCTACACGCCTGAACC GGACACGTGTCACGAACTCCTGGGTCACGTCCCTTTGCTGGCTGATCCAAAGTTTGCTCAGTTTTCTCAGGAGATCGGTCTGGCATCTCTGGGAGCTTCTGATGACGATGTGCAGAAACTAGCCACA TGTTACTTCTTCACGGTTGAGTTTGGCCTCTGCAAACAAGAGGGTCAGTTGAGAGCCTATGGTGCTGGTTTGCTGTCATCCATTGGAGAACTCAGG CATGCGTTGTCTGAGCAGGCCTGTGTGAGGCCCTTTGACCCCAAGACCACGTGCAAGCAAGAATGTCTCATCACCACATTCCAAGAAGTTTACTTTGTCTCGGACAGCTTTGACGAGGCCAAGCAGAAGATGCG AGAGTTCGCCAAGACCATCAAGCGTCCGTTCTCTGTGTACTACAACCCCTACACGCAGAGCGTGGACCTCCTCAAAGACACGCGCAGTATTGAGGATGTGGTCCAGGATCTCCGCAGCGACCTGACCACCGTGTGCGACGCTCTCGGCAAGATGAACACCTACATGGGCATCTGA
- the tph2 gene encoding tryptophan 5-hydroxylase 2 isoform X2 has product MQPAMMMFSSKYWSRRGLSFDSAMLDRRPPLRHTGGQMSRRPSFSPISETAGGLSQAVVFSLKNEVGCLVRALRLFQEKRVNLNHIESRASKRVANEVEIFADCSCCKKDFNELLEVLKDHVNILSFNTPAHVWATQADEEEVPWFPLKISELDQCSHRVLMYGTELDADHPGFKDELYRQRRKYFVEVAMKYKFGQPIPRIEYTQEEVRTWGVVFRELNKLYPTHACREYLKNLPLLSQHCGYRHDNIPQLEDVSHFLRERSGFTVRPVAGYLSPRDFLAGLAYRVFNCTQYIRHSTDPLYTPEPDTCHELLGHVPLLADPKFAQFSQEIGLASLGASDDDVQKLATCYFFTVEFGLCKQEGQLRAYGAGLLSSIGELRHALSEQACVRPFDPKTTCKQECLITTFQEVYFVSDSFDEAKQKMREFAKTIKRPFSVYYNPYTQSVDLLKDTRSIEDVVQDLRSDLTTVCDALGKMNTYMGI; this is encoded by the exons ATGCAGCCCGCCATGATGATGTTCTCCAGCAAGTACTGGAGCCGTCGTGGACTCTCCTTCGACTCTGCCATGTTGGACCGGCGCCCGCCGCTACGCCACACCGGTGGACAGATG tCACGTCGCCCGTCCTTCAGTCCCATCAGCGAGACTGCCGGCGGGCTAAGTCAGGCGGTGGTGTTTTCACTGAAGAACGAGGTGGGCTGTCTCGTCCGAGCGCTACGACTGTTCCAG GAGAAGCGTGTCAACCTAAACCACATCGAGTCGCGCGCGTCCAAGCGCGTGGCCAACGAGGTAGAGATCTTTGCCGACTGCAGCTGCTGCAAGAAGGACTTCAACGAGCTTCTGGAGGTCCTGAAAGATCACGTCAACATCCTGTCCTTCAACACGCCCGCCCACGTCTGGGCCACGCAGGCCG ATGAGGAAGAAGTTCCGTGGTTTCCCCTGAAGATCTCCGAACTGGATCAGTGTTCTCACAGAGTGTTGATGTATGGAACCGAGTTGGATGCTGACCACCCg GGCTTCAAAGACGAACTTTACCGCCAGCGCCGCAAGTACTTTGTGGAGGTGGCCATGAAGTACAAGTT CGGTCAGCCCATCCCGCGCATAGAGTACACACAGGAGGAGGTCCGCACGTGGGGCGTGGTCTTCAGGGAGCTCAACAAGCTGTACCCCACTCACGCCTGCAGAGAGTACCTGAAGAACCTGCCCCTGCTCAGCCAGCACTGCGGTTATCGACACGACAACATTCCTCAGCTCGAGGACGTCTCGCACTtcctcagag AGAGGTCGGGTTTCACCGTGCGACCGGTCGCAGGTTACTTGTCACCCCGTGACTTCCTGGCCGGCTTGGCCTACCGAGTCTTCAACTGTACACAATATATCCGCCACAGCACCGACCCGCTCTACACGCCTGAACC GGACACGTGTCACGAACTCCTGGGTCACGTCCCTTTGCTGGCTGATCCAAAGTTTGCTCAGTTTTCTCAGGAGATCGGTCTGGCATCTCTGGGAGCTTCTGATGACGATGTGCAGAAACTAGCCACA TGTTACTTCTTCACGGTTGAGTTTGGCCTCTGCAAACAAGAGGGTCAGTTGAGAGCCTATGGTGCTGGTTTGCTGTCATCCATTGGAGAACTCAGG CATGCGTTGTCTGAGCAGGCCTGTGTGAGGCCCTTTGACCCCAAGACCACGTGCAAGCAAGAATGTCTCATCACCACATTCCAAGAAGTTTACTTTGTCTCGGACAGCTTTGACGAGGCCAAGCAGAAGATGCG AGAGTTCGCCAAGACCATCAAGCGTCCGTTCTCTGTGTACTACAACCCCTACACGCAGAGCGTGGACCTCCTCAAAGACACGCGCAGTATTGAGGATGTGGTCCAGGATCTCCGCAGCGACCTGACCACCGTGTGCGACGCTCTCGGCAAGATGAACACCTACATGGGCATCTGA
- the rpgrip1l gene encoding protein fantom isoform X12, which yields MSFLLDDTAAHEPVKDISNPIRIAQEAPNVRLRVGLSRVSRKELEDNFLQLHDDSLLLKQHIHQQEDKIRKLGTKLLRLVKDRRRMEQLAGGGVAPAPGRRDAEEEDLMDEFQEKVRALEADNERLKQRLFVAKRQQRPVSSAARSPLVRGRTRVASAPRKHDDASSPSLTPPRHRRSSAGDERPPTGQPMASLHALLEEAREKTRNLENVIESQERRIAQLEEEKHVTLQQQNKSELRSQINNNVTMIKLQKQLAERCATMMELEERFLQLQESQHTQKACYDTAAAKMAELMSQLRDERAKGVELRTQLQTAQLAHAKSQQLQERVDEVEQEKELLKKHNEKLLNSMFDGPQSQRWSVQEQQLQQHIAHLEEALQADLEDKKKILEQVEVEKDAKDKLTEEKRKLEDQVAQQKHETDELRLRVDVYRGARNSQLDGELSFLQEVQDERQDTHVETIEELEKVRQLLALESRISGDLKAELDSVQKKMECDKRSHAQQLEHQLQMLAAKDAKMHKLEAQLQDVAYGTRSVVVAADAPDENRSPPLERGQNLVEVQIVGATLSAAALEALSDPAPSTFCTYAFYLFELHSTPVATGSAPRYGFTSRYVVSVDQDFLEYVGKRQLRVEMHQALGLRWKTVASAALDLRRLLRDGAVAGTLPLFGSSGEDSSFGSVDYWIKLRHPIGESERLPAAGGHDEQQRHDDDKTAPRLEKELLVEVHGCGGLRSRCSSLPSSYVVYKFFRFPDHPTSTVHDCCQPRFGDVRSFSVAADSALERYLRAEALCLYVFDYKEPQMDAYLGKAAVPLAPLLQDRDVAGTFDLHDSSGCHVGQIDVALKWKSPVHQSADVLPPAHEPAEEGPGRTLESQVAAPAPKRFQSKDELVAKKVTFREALPPDSQAAPAKPEEDEDDEESLISEGQVLLPHPTFTSDPQHHLPHVVDVEDGVSRLGSLRVTFEGVQTLRALLDEAGGEISVAPSAAP from the exons ATGTCTTTTCTACTTGATGACACGGCAGCACACGAACCTGTCAAAGACATCAGTAACCCTATCAGAATTGCACAAG AGGCTCCCAATGTGCGGCTGCGTGTGGGCTTATCGCGGGTGTCaaggaaggagctggaggaCAACTTCCTGCAGCTCCACGACGACTCGCTGCTCCTCAAGCAGCACATCCACCAACAGGAGGACAAGATAAGGAA GCTGGGCACCAAGTTGCTGAGGCTGGTCAAGGACCGCCGTCGCATGGAGCAGCTGGCCGGGGGCGGCGTGGCGCCGGCGCCCGGGCGACGGGATGCGGAGGAGGAGGACTTGATGGACGAGTTCCAGGAGAAGGTGCGAGCGCTGGAGGCCGACAACGAGAGGCTGAAGCAGCGTCTGTTCGTGGCCAAGCGGCAGCAGCGGCCGGTCTCCTCGGCCGCGCGCTCGCCTCTTGTACGCGGCCGAACACGCGTCGCCTCCGCCCCCAGGAAGCACGACGACGCCTCATCTCCTTCACTCACGCCGCCCAGAC ACAGAAGGAGCTCGGCGGGAGACGAGAGGCCGCCGACCGGCCAGCCGATGGCCTCCTTGCACGCTCTGCTGGAGGAAGCACGGGAAAAGACCCGAAACCT AGAGAACGTGATCGAGTCGCAGGAGCGTCGCATCGCTCAGCTGGAGGAAGAGAAACACGTGACGCTTCAGCAGCAGAACAAGTCTGAACTCAG GTCGCAGATCAACAACAACGTGACGATGATCAAACTGCAGAAGCAGCTGGCGGAACGATGTGCTACCATGATGGAGCTGGAGGAGCGCTTCCTGCAGCTGCAAGAG AGTCAGCACACGCAGAAGGCGTGTTACGACACTGCCGCGGCCAAGATGGCCGAGCTGATGTCGCAGCTGAGGGATGAGCGTGCCAAGGGCGTGGAGCTCAGGACGCAGCTGCAGACGGCGCAGCTGGCGCACGCCAAGTCGCAGCAG TTGCAGGAGCGCGTGGACGAGGTGGAGCAGGAGAAAGAGCTGTTGAAGAAGCACAACGAGAAACTGCTCAACAG CATGTTTGACGGGCCTCAGTCGCAGCGGTGGAGCGTTCAGGAGCAGCAGCTTCAGCAGCACATTGCCCACCTGGAGGAGGCGCTGCAGGCTGACCTGGAGGACAAGAAGAAGATCCTGGAGCAGGTCGAAGTTGAAAAAG ACGCCAAGGATAAGCTGACGGAAGAAAAGCGGAAACTCGAAGACCAGGTGGCCCAGCAGAAGCACGAGACAGACGAGTTACGACTCCGCGTGGACGTCTACCGCGGG GCGCGTAATTCTCAGCTGGACGGAGAGTTGAGCTTCCTGCAGGAGGTCCAAGACGAACGTCAAGACACTCACGTTGAAACCATCGAGGAGCTGGAGAAGGTCAGGCAGCTGCTGGCCTTGGAGAGCCGCATCAGCGGTGACCTGAAG GCAGAGTTAGACAGCGTCCAGAAGAAGATGGAGTGCGATAAAAGGTCACATGCGCAGCAGCTGGAACATCAGCTGCAGATGTTGGCCGCCAAGGACGCAAAGATGCACAAACTGGAAG CTCAGCTGCAAGACGTGGCCTACGGCACCAGGAGCGTCGTCGTCGCGGCCGACGCTCCGGATGAGAACCGAAGTCCGCCGCTGGAACGCGGACAGAACCTCGTGGAAGTTCAGATCGTCGGCGCCACCTTGTCCGCAGCCGCCCTGGAGGCTCTGAGCGACCCGGCGCCGTCCACCTTCTGCACCTACGCCTTCTACCTCTTCGAGCTACACTCCACCCCGGTGGCGACGGGCTCGGCGCCGCGCTACGGCTTCACTTCCCGGTACGTGGTGAGCGTCGACCAGGACTTCCTGGAGTACGTCGGGAAACGGCAGCTTCGCGTGGAGATGCATCAGGCGCTCGGACTCCGGTGGAAGACGGTGGCCAGCGCCGCACTGGACCTGCGCCGCCTCCTGCGGGATGGCGCGGTGGCCGGGACGCTCCCGCTGTTTG GAAGTTCCGGTGAAGACTCCTCTTTCGGATCCGTGGATTATTGGATCAAGTTGCGGCATCCCATCGGCGAGTCCGAGAGGCTGCCGGCGGCCGGCGGCCACGACGAACAG CAGCGGCACGACGATGACAAGACGGCGCCCCGGCTTGAGAAGGAGCTGCTGGTGGAGGTGCACGGCTGCGGCGGCCTGCGCTCCAGATGCTCGTCGCTACCCAGTTCATACGTGGTCTACAAGTTCTTCCGCTTTCCGGACCATCCCACCTCCACCGTGCACGATTGCTGCCAGCCCCGCTTCGGAGATGTCCGGTCCTTCTCCGTGGCGGCGGATAGCGCACTGGAGCGCTACCTCCGGGCGGAAGCGCTCTGCTTGTACGTGTTCGACTACAAGGAGCCGCAGATGGATGCGTATTTGGGCAAAGCCGCCGTTCCTCTGGCGCCGCTGCTCCAGGACCGCGACGTCGCAG GCACCTTTGACCTCCACGACTCATCGGGTTGCCACGTTGGCCAGATTGACGTCGCGCTCAAATGGAAGTCGCCTGTCCACCAAAGCGCCGACGTCCTCCCGCCCGCGCACGAGCCGGCAGAGGAGGGGCCAGGCCGCACATTGGAAAGC CAGGTGGCGGCGCCCGCACCCAAAAGGTTTCAGAGCAAAGACGAGCTCGTCGCCAAGAAGGTCACCTTCCGAGAAGCCCTGCCCCCTGACTCACAG